The Mycobacterium riyadhense sequence GTGAGCCTGTGGACCCAGCAGTGCTACGGCGAGCAGACGGCGGAGGCGTTGCGCCTGCTCACCGCGGAATGTGAGCAGTTCGCCGCCTACTTGGTGACCGAATCGGTACCGCTGGCTGGCCCGATGCCCGAATCCGCGGCTCGCACACCGGGTTTGGCCAACATCGCGCTGTTGCGCCGGCCTGCGGGTCTGGACCAGTTGACCTGGCTGAACCGGTGGCAGCTCGAACACACGCCGGTGGCGATCGAGACCCAGTCGACGTTCGGCTACACCCAGAATTGGGTGGTGCGAGCCCTCACTCCAGACGCGCCGGGAATCGCGGGCATCGTCGAAGAGTTGTTCCCGGCGGAGGCGATTACCGATATCAAGGCCTTTTTCGGCGCCTCCGACGACAACGACCTGCAGCACCGGCTCGCCCGGATGGTCGCCAGCACAACTGCATTCGGTGCCAACGAGAACATCGACACCGTTCCTACCAGCCGTTACGTGTTCAAGACACCTTTTCGCTGAATGTGAGGACCGCATATGACAACACTGGATGAGGCTGTGGCGCTGGCCGCGGCAGAAAGTGGTCTGGCGGTGGTTTCCACGGTTCGTGCCGACGAAACCGTGCAGGCTTCACTGGTCAACGTCGGCCTGTTGCCGCATCCGGCGGGTGGCGCACCAGTGCTGGGCTTCACCACCTATGGAAAGGTCAAACTCGCCAACCTGCGGGCTCGGCCGCAACTGGCCGTCACATTCCGTAACGGCTGGCAGTGGGCGACCGTCGAAGGCCGCGCCGAGTTGGTGGGCCCTGATGATTCGCAAGCGTGGCTGGCCGACCCGGACCAGTTCCGGCTGCTGCTTCGCGAGGTCTTCACCGCCGCAGGCGGCACGCATGACGACTGGGACGAGTACGACCGGGTGATGGCCGCGGAGCGGCGGGCCGTGGTGTTGATCGCGCCCACCCGGGTCTACAGCAACGGCTAGCCCGGCGAGCAGACGCGAAAGCGCCGTGGAACGCCCGTTCCACGGCGCTTTCGCGTCTGCTCGCCAGGTAGGTTGGCTACCTGTGACGCTGCTCATCGACGACCAAAACCGCGTACGCACCTTGACATTGAACCGGCCCGAGGCGCTGAACGCCTTCAACGAAGCTCTGTACGACGCCACCGCCCAAGCGCTGTTGGACGCGGCCGACGATCCGCAGGTCGCCGTGGTCTTGCTGACTGGCACCGGTCGCGGCTTTAGCGCGGGGACCGATCTCGCCGAGATGCAGGCGCGAATCACCGACCCGGACTTCGCCGAAGGCAAGTACGGGTTTCGCGGGCTGATCGACGCGCTGAGCGGTTTCCCCAAGCCGCTGATCTGCGCTGTGAACGGCCTCGGAGTCGGGATTGGCACCACGATCTTGGGCTACGCAGACCTGGCGTTCATGTCCTCGACGGCGCGCCTGAAGTGCCCCTTCACCAGCTTGGGCGTGGCACCCGAAGCGGCGTCCTCGTACCTGCTGCCTCAACTGGTTGGTCGGCAAAACGCCGCCTGGCTACTGATGTCCTCGGAATGGATCGACGCCCAGGAGGCGCTGCGCATGGGGCTGGTGTGGCGGGTCTGCGATCCCGATGCACTGCTGCCCGAGGCCCGCCGACATGCCGAAATCCTTGCCGCCCGTCCCATTGCCAGCTTGATCGCCGTCAAGCACACGATTGTGGAACCCATGCGACCCGAGATTGCGGCCGCGACCGCACGGGAAAATGCGCACTTCGCCGAACTCATGGGCACCCAAGCCAACGCCGCGGCGCTGGCGGATTTCAGCGAACGCCGTCGCTAGGGCGCCGGAACCGGGTCCAGTCGAGCGGCGGCGATGATTGCCCGCAGCGTGCGACGGCAGCGTCCGCAGTCGCCGCCCGCCCCGCAAGCAGCGGCGATCTCTTTGGAGGTCGACGCACCCCGCGCCACGGCGTCACATACGGTCTGATTAGTGGCTCCGACGCATAGGCACACGTACATCAGCAAACCCCTGCCACAGGCTTACGCATCGCCGCCCGCATCATCGGGATGCCTGCCGGAGACCAACGTCGCATATTAGTGGAGTCTAACCTAAGTAGGTTAGTGGAGTCTAACCTAAGCTGCTCACATTGGCCTTGGGCTCTACGTCGGCGTGACGCGCGGACGGCGCAACAAACACGCGCCGACCCCTAGTCGCTGCACTAGATTTAGACCCGGCACCCCAAAGGTGCTGCAAAACCCCAGCATGGTGGCGCTCCAGCCCAGCCCACCTGTTGCGGTCAGACATGCCAGCCTTCACACCGTAGGAGTGCTCATGCAAGGTGATCCGGATGTTTTGCGCCTACTCAACGAGCAACTGACCAGCGAGCTCACCGCCATCAACCAGTATTTTCTGCATTCCAAAATGCAAGACAACTGGGGCTTTACCGAACTCGCGGAGCACACCCGCGCCGAGTCCTTCGACGAAATGCGGCACGCCGAGGCGATCACCGATCGCATCTTATTGCTGGACGGGCTGCCGAACTACCAGCGTCTGTTCTCGGTGCGCATCGGGCAGACGCTGCGCGAACAGTTCGAGGCCGACCTGGCCATCGAATACGAGGTGCTCGACCGACTTAGACCTGGAATCATCATGTGCCGCGAGAAACAAGACACCACCAGCGCCATACTCCTGGAGAAGATCGTGGCCGACGAGGAACAACACGTCGACTATCTGGAAACGCAACTGGAGCTGATGGACAAGCTGGGAGAGGAGCTGTACTCGGCGCAATGCGTCTCCCGGCCACCAAGCTGACGCGGTAGGCGCTCGGCCTGCGGATTGATTGCCACTGGTTTCTCTGGACGGCCAGGCTCACCGATAGCGGCGACGACCTCCGGGTCGCCTACGCAGCTGGGCTGGATCACGGCGAGATCGGCCCGAGCATCCGGCTTCGACGGTCGCCTCGACCGCCGCGCCGTCGAAGCCGCCCGGGGACGTGTCGCTCATCGCGTTCTGGTCCAACGTGATTGGGGCGACGACGCACCGACTGCGACTATTCCGGCAGAGGCTGTCAGCGGCGACGGGTCGCGCGGGCGTACCATCTCGCCATGAGCCGAATCGGAACATTCGCTGACGACGACGTGGCCGGGTGGGTCTTAAAATCCCCGGAACTGGGCGGCGCACTCGCCAACTTCAGCCACGCGGTGTACAGCAAGAACCGGCTGCCACTGCGCACGCGTGAGCTCGCCCGTGCGGTGATCGCCAACGACAATGAATGCGTCGTGTGCGCCAACACCCGCTTCGCAGATGCCGACGCCGGAGACTCGGACATTCCTGAAGAGCTGTATGAGCACGCGGCGGAGTGGCGTACTTGGCCTGGCTATAGCGAACAAGAGCGGCTAGCAGCCGAATTCGCGCACCGGTTTGCGACCGAGCACACCATGCTGCGCGACGACGAGGACTTCTGGCGCCGGTGCAGCGAGCACTTCTCCGACGAATTGCTTGCCGACCTGGCGTTGTCGTGCGCCCTGTGGGTGGGCATGGGACGGGTGCTGCGGACCCTGGATATCGGTCAGGCGTGCAAGCTGATCTTGCCCAGCCACGCATAGCCGCCACCACACTCGTCAACGAAACAATTTGGCCCGCACCGCTGCCATGACCGGCACACCGCTTGCCGCCGCGGCGATCGCCCAACTGGAGGCCGAGGGCGTCGACACCGTTATCGGTACCGTGGTGAACCCGGCCGGGCTCACCCAGGCCAAGACCGTGCCGATACGCCGTACCAACACATTCGCCGACCCCGGCTTGGGGGCCAGTCCTTCGTGGCATGCTTTCGCCATCGACCAGAGCGGCATCGCGTTCACCGAAGATGTCGGTGTAGTTGGCGATCAGCGCATCCGTATCGACCTGTCAGCGCTGCGGATTATCGGCGAGGGGTTGGCGTGGGCTCCCGGCGCGTTCTTCGAGCAAGACGGCACACCCGTTCCCATGTGTGGTCGCGGAACGCTCAACAGGATCGAGACCGCCCTCGCTGACGCCGGCATTGGCGCGCTGATCGGCCACGAAGTCGAGTTCCTCCTGGTCGGCGGCGACGGTGGCCGGCTGCCCTCGACGATGTGGGCGCAGTACGGCCTTGCCGGTGTGCTCGAGCACGAAGCGTTCGTGCGGGATGTCATCGCGGCGGCATCGACGGCCGGCGTCGCGATCGAGCAGTTCCATCCCGAGTATGGGGCCAACCAGTTCGAGATCTCGCTGGCACCGTTGGCACCGGTGGCCGCCGCCGACCAGTTGGTCCTTACCCGAATCATCATCGGTCGCGCCGCCCGCCGCCACGGACTACGCGTGAGCCTGTCGCCGGCACCGTTTGCCGGTGACGTCGGATCCGGTGCCCACCAACACATCTCATTGTCGACTCCAGAAGGACCGCTGTTTTCCGGCGGTATCGGGGCACACGGCATGACGCCAGCCGGGGAAGCCGCCGTGGCAGGAGTGCTACGCGGACTGCCCGGGGCACAGGGCATCCTGTGCGGATCGATCGTGTCCGGATTGCGGATGCGGCCCGGAAACTGGGCTGGAGCCTACGCGTGTTGGGGTACCGAGAACCGGGAAGCAGCAGTGCGATTCGTTGAGTCCAGCCCGGGCAGCCTGCGCGGTGGCAATGTCGAAGTGAAAGTGATCGATCCATCAGCCAACCCGTACTTGGCGTCGGCGACCATCCTCGGGCTGGCGCTCGACGGTATCAAGCACAAAGCAGCGCTACCGCCGGAAACGACAATCGATCCGGCAAAGCTTTCGGACGCCGAGCGTGCCCGTGGAGGCATCGTACGGTTATCCGAATCTCAGGCCGACGCGATTGCCGCGCTGGATAATTCGGATTTGCTTCGCGGAATTCTCGGTGATCCCGCGGTCGACATTGTGGTTGCAGTCCGTCGTATGGAACATGACCGCTACGGCGGCGTCGGACCCGAGCACCTAGCTGACCAGTTCCGCATGGCCTGGAGCCTGTGACGGGGCGCGTTGGAAGTGTCTTACTCCTCGGCGCTGGCCCGACACATCGACGAAGTGGCGTTGATCGATCAGCATGTCCACGGATGCTGGTTGACCGCGGGGGAGCGGCGGCGGTTTGAGAACGCGCTCAACGAGGCCAACACCGCACCGCTGGCGGACTTCGACTCCGGATTCGACTCACAGTTGGGCTTTTCGGTCCGCAACCACTGCGCTCCGATTCTGGGACTGCCCAGACACGTTGACCCGCAAGTGTATTGGGATCGTCGCAGGGAATTTGACGAGGCCGCGTTGGCCCGACTGTTTCTGAGGGCCGCCGGAGTATCCGATTGGCTGGTCGACACCGGAATCGGCAATGCGACAGCAGATGTCGCAACATTGAGCGAATTGTCCGGCGGCCGCGCTTTCGAAGTGGTTCGTCTCGAGCAAGTGGCCGAGCAAGCCGCACAGGAACCTGGCGACTATGCGTCGGCATTTGAGGAGATCCTGCACCGACGCATGGCCACAGCGGTCGGCACCAAATCCATCCTGGCGTACCGGGGCGGCTTCGACGGCGATGTGACCGAGCCGCCAGCGTCACAGGTCGCCGAGGCTGCCGCGCGCTGGCGTGACCAAGGGTCGACGCGATTGCACGATCGGATATTGCTGCGCTTCGGGCTGCACCAGGCGCTACGTCTTGGCAAGCCGGTGCAACTCCACGTCGGCTTTGGCGACCGGGACTGCGATCTGCACAAGACGAATCCGCTGTATCTGCTTGACTTTCTTCGCCATTCGGGGGACACCCCGATCGTGTTGCTGCACTGCTATCCCTACGAGCGCGAAGCCGGCTATCTCGCCCAGGCGTTCAACAACGTCTATCTCGACTGCGGATTGAGTGTGAACTATCTGGGGGCTCGGGGACCCGCCTTCATCGCCCGTCAGCTGGAGATGGCGCCCTTCCGCAAGATCATGTACTCATCGGACGGTTTCGGGCCCGCAGAACTGCACTTTCTTGGTGCAGCCTTGTGGCGCAACGGTATTCACCGCGTCCTACGCGGCTTCGTGGACAGCGGCGACTGGAGCGAGGCGGACGCCATCCGCGTCGTCGACCTGATCGCCCACCACAATGCCGCGCGCATCTACCACCTTGGTGAGAGGACCAATTAGCGGGGAACGAATCGCCGCAGCTTCCCGCTGGCCTGGTGGCGTTGCAGGCTTTCGGCGACCCGGATCTGGATTGTCGGCTCCGGCAATCCATAGCGGCGCAGCGCGGAAACCAGCGACGCGGTCAGCGCATTGAGATCGGGACAACCGATGACCAGGATGTCGGCGCCGGTCGCGGTCTGGGTGACCTGGTATTCCGATACGTGGCGATCGGTACCCAGTACGTCGCGAAACGCCGTCGCGGGCACCGTCGTTTCCCCGTAGCGGAAGTCATCGTCGCGACGTCCACCGATGTCGGCGACGCGCGCGAAGGCGCTGCCGCATGCGCAGCCGCCCGCCAGCGGGGTGACTTGATCGCCAAGGTCGTAGCGGATGAACGGGAACGTCCGGTTAGCCAGTCCGGTGGCCAGCGTGCGGGCCGCCGGCTGGTCGGGGCCGGCCGGGGCGCCGCTGTCGTCGACACGCTCGAGGATCACTTCGTCCTCGCACACGTGCAGTCCCGCTCCGCGTCCGCAACCGACCGCCTGTACACCGATTTCGGTTGAGCCCCAAAGGTTATGGACGACGGCATCCCAAGCCTGGGCAATTGCCAGTCGGTCCTCCTCGAGTAACGGCTCCGAGTTGGTGCTGACCCGCACCGGGTCGATTCGGAGTTCGCCGGCCAGCGCCGCCCGGGCCAGCCGGCCGATCACCGACGGATAACCCACCAGATGGCTGGGTCGGGCTGCCACCACCGCGGCGAGCACCCCATCAAACGGTGCGCCCGCGGCAACCACCACCGTCTCCATGTTCGGAGCGGTAGGCACGTCGAACAGCGGCGTGCTGGCATGCGGCGGGGCCCCCGCGGACAGCACGGCAAGCCGCGCGGGCTTCAACACCCTCGGATTGCGCAGTTCGTCACGCGCCTGCATTCGCCAGGCAAGGCAAGCCGCCGAAACAAAGAACTGCCAGTCCCATACGTAGACACCGCGTACCCCGCTGGAGCCCCCCGAGCTGAACACCTGCAGATCGCCCGCGGCATACGAAAACCATTGCTGTTCAGCAAGAATGCCTTCGGCGCGGTCGCGATCAAGGTCAGCTGTGACGATGTCGTCCCAGTGCTCCTGGGCGTCCTGTTTGGTCATCATCGGAAGGGACGCCAGATCGGCGACGGAGGCGCGGGTCGCGTCGAGCCCGCGCAGTCGCCGAGCGTGAAAGGGCGAGCGGTGTATTGCGTAGCCGAGCAGTGCCCGCAGGCGGTGGTTCTGGTACTCCGCAATCTGCCGACGCGACCATTCCAGCCGGGCCATGTGGTCGGACATGTGGGCCTGTACCGCATTGAGGTGCGCCCGGCGCAAACCCTCGTAGGCCGCCCGTGTCGTCACGATTACCTAGATCAGGCCCGTCGCGTCAAAAATCCAGCTGGTATCAACATTCTCCAGGCCCTCGAAGTGGTTGGGAGGCGCGAAACTGGTCAGGCTGGCCATGTCCCAATAGTCTTTCCACAGCGTAACTTTGCCGTCGATGACCTTGTGCACCGTTACGAACCTCAGGACACCTTGCTCGCCCGTCCTGAAGGTCCAGGTCTCCGAGTGCTCGTACATTACGTCGGGACCATCGGATACCAGCAGACCGTCGTGGTTTTCATAGCCAGCCAACGGCTCCAGCCCGATCTTGAGCCGTTTCAGGATATTGTCCGGGCCGCGTGCCGCCAGGGCGGGAACGGGCATGTCGACGTAGAGGCAGTCGTCGGACAGGAACGTCTTGACCGTGTCCCAGTCTCGTCGCGAAAGTGCCTGCCATAGGCCCAGTACCGCATCCCGAACCGCTACCCTCGAATCTTCCGCCACAGTCGTTATGACACCCGCTTGCGCCACCGGTGTCAACCAGCCCGCCGGCCGGCCGAGCAGTACCATCAGGTCCGCCACTTCGCTACCGTCCACACCGCATCCGGTCACGAAACGAGGACCCTCGCCGTGCACACATATTCCGGAAAGTTTCGCCTGGCGGTCATCGTAGGGGCACTCGGTGTGGTGTTCGGCGACATCGGTACCAGCCCGATCTACACCATCCAGACCGTCTTCAATCCCAGCGACCCGCATCCGATCCCGATCAGCCCGGACAACGTGTACGGGGTCGTGTCTTTGATCGTCTGGTCGGTAATGATCATCGTGACGTTGACGTACGTGACCCTGGTGATGCGTGCTGACAACGGCGGCGAGGGCGGCATTATGGCGCTCATTACGCTGTTGAAGCGCGGCGATGGGCCCCGGAGTGAGCCCCAAACTGGGCGATGCCGAACTGTTATGGCGCTGACCGCCATGGGTCTCTTCGGCGCCGCGCTGTTCTTCGGCGACAGCATGATCACTCCAGCGATCTCGGTGCTCTCGGCCGTCGAAGGCATCAAGGTCATCGAGGCACGGTTGGATACCTGGGTCGTCCCGGTCACCGCGGTGATCATCGGTGCGCTGTTTTCCGTGCAACGCCACGGCACGGCCGCCGTTGGGCGTCTGTTCGGGCCGGTGATGATCGTGTGGTTTACCGCGATAGGCGCCTTCGGGGTGACCGCGATCATGGATCATCCAGAGATTCTCAAGGCGCTCTCACCGATGTATGCGGTGAAGTTCATGGTGGGGCACTTCCACTTTGCGTTCTTTTCGCTCGCCGCGGTCGTGCTCTCGGTGACCGGCGCCGAGGCGCTGTATGCCGACATGGGTCACTTCGGTCGTCGCGCGATCACGTGGGGCTGGCTGCTGCTCGTGCTGCCCGGGTGTGCCCTCAGCTACCTCGGCCAGGGCGCACTGCTGCTCGGCGACGCGAACGTGGTCGGCGCGCCGTTCTTTCTCCTCACGCCAGATTGGGCACGATTGCCTATGGTGCTGCTGGCCACCGCCGCAACAGTGATCGCGTCGCAAGCGGTGATCACTGGCGCATACTCGGTGGCGTCACAAGCCGCTCAGCTCGGCTATCTGCCGAGATTGCGGATTGCCCACACCTCGGAGTCGACAATCGGCCAGATCTACGTGCCGTGGATCAATGCGCTGTTGCTGGTGTCGGTGCTCACCCTGGTGTTCGCGTTCCGCAGCTCAGCGGCATTGGCGTTCGCATTCGGCATGGCGGTCACCGGGACGATCACCATCACCACGCTGCTGTTCCTCTACATCGCCCGAACCAGATGGGCAACACCACTGTGGCTGGTCGTGTTCGGCGGCGGCGCGCTGTTGGTGGTCGATCTGATGTTCCTAGCGGCCAACCTGACCAAACTGATTCACGGAGCATGGCTGCCATTGCTGATTGCGGTGACCGCGTTCACCGTGATGACCACCTGGCAACGCGGACGTGAAATCGTCACCAGCACACGTGAGAAAGCCGAAGGACCGCTGCGCGAGTTCGTCGACAGCCTCCCGAATTGCCAGCCGCCCCTCATGCGCGTGCCTGGCACGGCAATATTTCTCAACCGCGGAAAAGAGACGGCACCGCTCGCGATGCGGGCCAACGTCGAGCACAATGGCGTGCTACACGAACAGGTGGTGATCATGGCGATCGAAACGCTGCCGGTGCCGCGGGTGCCGGAGTCCGAGCGCACCGAAGTCGATGCTCTTGGCTACGCCAAAGATGGGATCATCCACGTGACCGCCCACTTCGGGTACATGGAAACGCCGAATGTCCCTGACGCACTGCGCCTGCTTGATCCGACGCAGACGGAAGGCCCGATCGCCATCGACGACGCTTCTTACTTCCTATCGAAGCTCGAACTGATCAAGGGCACCGCACCCTCCCTGGCGCCGTGGCGCAAGCGCCTGTTCATCGCGACCTCCTACAGCACAGCCGACGCCGCCGAGTACTTCGGGCTGCCGCTAGACCGCACGGTGGTCATGGGTTCGCGCATCGAGGTGTAGCCCTCTAGCGCGAGCAGACGCAAAAGCCCCCAAGTTCGCGCGAACTTGGGGGCTTTTGCGTCTGTTCGCGTCACTGGGCAACCATCGACCGCGCCGGACCCAGGATCACCGGAAGGGTCGACCAACCGCGCAGCACCCGGGTATCACGCCTGCTTCCGGCGCCGGCCGGCCGCACCTCAGGGAAGCGGTCGAAGAAGGTTCGCAGGCCGACCTCGCCCTCGGCGCGGGCGAGCGCGGCCCCGAGGCAGAAGTGGCGGCCGGTGGAGAACGCGAGATGCTTTCCCGCGTTGGGGCGTTCAATGTCGAAGCGGTGCGGATCTGGGAACACGGCCGGATCACGGTTGGCCGCGGCCAGGTAGATCACCACCAACTCGCCGCGTTCGACCACCGTGCCGGCCACATCGACATCCTTGCGTGCCACGCGCGCACTGATCTGGACCGGCGAATCCAGCCGCAGGATTTCTTCCACCGCATTCGGCCAAAGGTCCGGGCGCTGTCGCAGTTTGTCGAGTTGCTCGGGCGCATCAAGCAACATACGAATTCCGTTGCTCAACAGGTTCACTGTGGTCTCGAAACCGGCTACCAACACCAGCCCGGCAATCGCCCGCAGCTCGGTGTCATCGAGATATGTTTCGGCACTACCGCTTTCAGCCATTCGAATCAATTGGCTCATCAGGTCGTCACCGGGAGCGCGTCGCAACTGCCCCAGATGCGCTGTGAGCCATGCGTTAAATCCCGTTATTCCCCGCTGCATGCGCTGATACTGCCGATAGGGCACCCCGATATCCAGACTCGGGGCACCCAGTTCACCGAATTCCAGAACGCGCCGCCGATCGTAGTTCGGTACTCCCAAGATGTCGCTGATGACCGCGATCGGAAGTTGCGAACAGTACCGCCCGACAACGTCGACAACACCGGGCTGATCCGCGAGCCGACCCAAAAGGCTGATCGCGGTCTGCTCCACGCGATCACGCAGTGCGGCAACCGCCCGCGAGGTGAACACCGCCGACACGGTCTTGCGGTAGCGCGTGTGATCGGGCGGCTCAACCGCCAGCAATGACGGCGGCCGCAATGGATGGAGCTGCTTGTCCCGGCTGCGGCGCTCCAGCCAGCGAAGCGGTGTCACCAGATTCTCACCGAAGGAGATGACGCGGAAATCGTCCGATCGCAACAGTTCGTGGCTGAGCCGATAATCGGCGGTCAGATAGTTGGCGCGTGTCCGCACCAGGCGGCCGTGGCTACGCACTTCGTCGTAAAAAGGCACCGGGTTCCCGGCGACCGCAGGGTCGGCGATCAGCCGCGCCTGCAAGTCGCCCCGCCGCATCGCGATTACGGCTAAACCACGGATGACTCCGTGCATCGCGAACCAATGCAGTCTGTCCTTCACCGCTCCTCCATCGTTCGGCTGGGGCACAGTACGCGGGGGCGTCAGCACTCAGCGATGATCTGGAAGTCTGTTGTCACGACTTTATTGGGATTGCGGTTGCTGATTCCATACGCGCTTCCGGTGATTGTGTAGGTGTGGTTGGCGAGGTTGACATGGGCGTCGCCCACCCCGCCTTGCCAGAAGCTGCCGTTGAACCCGTCGACGTTGTGGATCTTCACCCACTGAGGGATCACCCGATCGCCGCTGAGCAAGACGACCGCTTGCACTTGGCCGTCGTGGTCGCGGATGTCGATCGTCCGATACGACTGTTCCTGACTGCATGCCGGTGGACGTGTCGCGTGGCTACTGCCGTCGATGGTCAGGCGGGCGG is a genomic window containing:
- a CDS encoding TIGR03618 family F420-dependent PPOX class oxidoreductase, producing the protein MTTLDEAVALAAAESGLAVVSTVRADETVQASLVNVGLLPHPAGGAPVLGFTTYGKVKLANLRARPQLAVTFRNGWQWATVEGRAELVGPDDSQAWLADPDQFRLLLREVFTAAGGTHDDWDEYDRVMAAERRAVVLIAPTRVYSNG
- a CDS encoding enoyl-CoA hydratase/isomerase family protein; amino-acid sequence: MTLLIDDQNRVRTLTLNRPEALNAFNEALYDATAQALLDAADDPQVAVVLLTGTGRGFSAGTDLAEMQARITDPDFAEGKYGFRGLIDALSGFPKPLICAVNGLGVGIGTTILGYADLAFMSSTARLKCPFTSLGVAPEAASSYLLPQLVGRQNAAWLLMSSEWIDAQEALRMGLVWRVCDPDALLPEARRHAEILAARPIASLIAVKHTIVEPMRPEIAAATARENAHFAELMGTQANAAALADFSERRR
- a CDS encoding (2Fe-2S)-binding protein, yielding MYVCLCVGATNQTVCDAVARGASTSKEIAAACGAGGDCGRCRRTLRAIIAAARLDPVPAP
- the bfr gene encoding bacterioferritin gives rise to the protein MQGDPDVLRLLNEQLTSELTAINQYFLHSKMQDNWGFTELAEHTRAESFDEMRHAEAITDRILLLDGLPNYQRLFSVRIGQTLREQFEADLAIEYEVLDRLRPGIIMCREKQDTTSAILLEKIVADEEQHVDYLETQLELMDKLGEELYSAQCVSRPPS
- a CDS encoding carboxymuconolactone decarboxylase family protein codes for the protein MSRIGTFADDDVAGWVLKSPELGGALANFSHAVYSKNRLPLRTRELARAVIANDNECVVCANTRFADADAGDSDIPEELYEHAAEWRTWPGYSEQERLAAEFAHRFATEHTMLRDDEDFWRRCSEHFSDELLADLALSCALWVGMGRVLRTLDIGQACKLILPSHA
- a CDS encoding glutamine synthetase family protein, producing the protein MTGTPLAAAAIAQLEAEGVDTVIGTVVNPAGLTQAKTVPIRRTNTFADPGLGASPSWHAFAIDQSGIAFTEDVGVVGDQRIRIDLSALRIIGEGLAWAPGAFFEQDGTPVPMCGRGTLNRIETALADAGIGALIGHEVEFLLVGGDGGRLPSTMWAQYGLAGVLEHEAFVRDVIAAASTAGVAIEQFHPEYGANQFEISLAPLAPVAAADQLVLTRIIIGRAARRHGLRVSLSPAPFAGDVGSGAHQHISLSTPEGPLFSGGIGAHGMTPAGEAAVAGVLRGLPGAQGILCGSIVSGLRMRPGNWAGAYACWGTENREAAVRFVESSPGSLRGGNVEVKVIDPSANPYLASATILGLALDGIKHKAALPPETTIDPAKLSDAERARGGIVRLSESQADAIAALDNSDLLRGILGDPAVDIVVAVRRMEHDRYGGVGPEHLADQFRMAWSL
- a CDS encoding amidohydrolase family protein, encoding MSYSSALARHIDEVALIDQHVHGCWLTAGERRRFENALNEANTAPLADFDSGFDSQLGFSVRNHCAPILGLPRHVDPQVYWDRRREFDEAALARLFLRAAGVSDWLVDTGIGNATADVATLSELSGGRAFEVVRLEQVAEQAAQEPGDYASAFEEILHRRMATAVGTKSILAYRGGFDGDVTEPPASQVAEAAARWRDQGSTRLHDRILLRFGLHQALRLGKPVQLHVGFGDRDCDLHKTNPLYLLDFLRHSGDTPIVLLHCYPYEREAGYLAQAFNNVYLDCGLSVNYLGARGPAFIARQLEMAPFRKIMYSSDGFGPAELHFLGAALWRNGIHRVLRGFVDSGDWSEADAIRVVDLIAHHNAARIYHLGERTN
- a CDS encoding phenylacetate--CoA ligase family protein is translated as MSDHMARLEWSRRQIAEYQNHRLRALLGYAIHRSPFHARRLRGLDATRASVADLASLPMMTKQDAQEHWDDIVTADLDRDRAEGILAEQQWFSYAAGDLQVFSSGGSSGVRGVYVWDWQFFVSAACLAWRMQARDELRNPRVLKPARLAVLSAGAPPHASTPLFDVPTAPNMETVVVAAGAPFDGVLAAVVAARPSHLVGYPSVIGRLARAALAGELRIDPVRVSTNSEPLLEEDRLAIAQAWDAVVHNLWGSTEIGVQAVGCGRGAGLHVCEDEVILERVDDSGAPAGPDQPAARTLATGLANRTFPFIRYDLGDQVTPLAGGCACGSAFARVADIGGRRDDDFRYGETTVPATAFRDVLGTDRHVSEYQVTQTATGADILVIGCPDLNALTASLVSALRRYGLPEPTIQIRVAESLQRHQASGKLRRFVPR
- a CDS encoding limonene-1,2-epoxide hydrolase family protein, which produces MADLMVLLGRPAGWLTPVAQAGVITTVAEDSRVAVRDAVLGLWQALSRRDWDTVKTFLSDDCLYVDMPVPALAARGPDNILKRLKIGLEPLAGYENHDGLLVSDGPDVMYEHSETWTFRTGEQGVLRFVTVHKVIDGKVTLWKDYWDMASLTSFAPPNHFEGLENVDTSWIFDATGLI
- a CDS encoding potassium transporter Kup, giving the protein MHTYSGKFRLAVIVGALGVVFGDIGTSPIYTIQTVFNPSDPHPIPISPDNVYGVVSLIVWSVMIIVTLTYVTLVMRADNGGEGGIMALITLLKRGDGPRSEPQTGRCRTVMALTAMGLFGAALFFGDSMITPAISVLSAVEGIKVIEARLDTWVVPVTAVIIGALFSVQRHGTAAVGRLFGPVMIVWFTAIGAFGVTAIMDHPEILKALSPMYAVKFMVGHFHFAFFSLAAVVLSVTGAEALYADMGHFGRRAITWGWLLLVLPGCALSYLGQGALLLGDANVVGAPFFLLTPDWARLPMVLLATAATVIASQAVITGAYSVASQAAQLGYLPRLRIAHTSESTIGQIYVPWINALLLVSVLTLVFAFRSSAALAFAFGMAVTGTITITTLLFLYIARTRWATPLWLVVFGGGALLVVDLMFLAANLTKLIHGAWLPLLIAVTAFTVMTTWQRGREIVTSTREKAEGPLREFVDSLPNCQPPLMRVPGTAIFLNRGKETAPLAMRANVEHNGVLHEQVVIMAIETLPVPRVPESERTEVDALGYAKDGIIHVTAHFGYMETPNVPDALRLLDPTQTEGPIAIDDASYFLSKLELIKGTAPSLAPWRKRLFIATSYSTADAAEYFGLPLDRTVVMGSRIEV
- a CDS encoding cytochrome P450 — its product is MKDRLHWFAMHGVIRGLAVIAMRRGDLQARLIADPAVAGNPVPFYDEVRSHGRLVRTRANYLTADYRLSHELLRSDDFRVISFGENLVTPLRWLERRSRDKQLHPLRPPSLLAVEPPDHTRYRKTVSAVFTSRAVAALRDRVEQTAISLLGRLADQPGVVDVVGRYCSQLPIAVISDILGVPNYDRRRVLEFGELGAPSLDIGVPYRQYQRMQRGITGFNAWLTAHLGQLRRAPGDDLMSQLIRMAESGSAETYLDDTELRAIAGLVLVAGFETTVNLLSNGIRMLLDAPEQLDKLRQRPDLWPNAVEEILRLDSPVQISARVARKDVDVAGTVVERGELVVIYLAAANRDPAVFPDPHRFDIERPNAGKHLAFSTGRHFCLGAALARAEGEVGLRTFFDRFPEVRPAGAGSRRDTRVLRGWSTLPVILGPARSMVAQ
- a CDS encoding lipoprotein LpqH — translated: MDKRLVTMAGAALVVVGVSGCSHAQTVPRSAARLTIDGSSHATRPPACSQEQSYRTIDIRDHDGQVQAVVLLSGDRVIPQWVKIHNVDGFNGSFWQGGVGDAHVNLANHTYTITGSAYGISNRNPNKVVTTDFQIIAEC